One part of the Vicia villosa cultivar HV-30 ecotype Madison, WI unplaced genomic scaffold, Vvil1.0 ctg.004896F_1_1, whole genome shotgun sequence genome encodes these proteins:
- the LOC131642373 gene encoding uncharacterized protein LOC131642373 has product MEGRVDQAVRGKGEENSVNQMAVGKAVTSDNSVCHEPVVDDFSCHVEQPAKLQYCIWKQDVSNGKMAQSCLLEIPEHVVASRWLHGARFVDLVDWEREVRYECEVHHTEKGQMFLGRGWYKFAKERCLLDGDSMGFSVKDPISKEILVTMLKY; this is encoded by the exons ATGGAAGGAAGAGTTGATCAAGCAGTGAGAGGTAAAG GTGAAGAAAACTCGGTCAACCAAATGGCTGTGGGGAAAGctgtcacctctgataactctgt ATGCCATGAAcctgttgttgatgattttagtTGCCATGTAGAACAGCCTGCTAAGTTACAATATTGTATCTGGAAGCAAGATGTGTCCAACGGGAAGATGGCTCAGTCATGTCTTCTT GAAATTCCTGAGCATGTTGTGGCAAGTCGCTGGCTCCATGGAGCAAGGTTTGTAGATTTGGTTGACTGGGAAAGGGAAGTCAGGTATGAATGTGAAGTTCATCATACCGAAAAGGGTCAGATGTTCTTAGGGCGTGGTTGGTACAAATTTGCCAAGGAAAGGTGCCTGCTTGATGGAGACTCTATGGGCTTCAGCGTTAAGGATCCCATCAGCAAGGAGATACTTGTAACAATGTTGAAATATTGA
- the LOC131642367 gene encoding uncharacterized protein LOC131642367, whose translation MAMKVKWHPRWKNCSVVMIIKNDPIIQQLKEKWGTDEEPIPIQTVVPDTLEIKESVDEAKTDANEDCELVTDLEITSEHKPDAVTPGGKRHLPAASSESIDGELSSNKLKKIIKMEKID comes from the exons ATGGCTATGAAGGTTAAGTGGCATCCACGCTGGAAGAACTGTTCCGTCGTTATGATTATAAAAAATGATCCTATTATCCAGCAACTTAAGGAAAAATGGGGAACAGATGAG GAACCTATTCCAATCCAAACTGTCGTACCTGATACTCTGGAG ATTAAAGAGAGTGTTGATGAAGCTAAAACAGATGCCAATGAAGACTGTGAATTGGTTACA GACCTGGAAATTACATCTGAACACAAGCCGGATGCTGTCACACCTGGTGGTAAGAGACATCTTCCTGCTGCATCAAGTGAATCTATTGATGGGGAACTGTCATCAAACAAGCTGAAGAAGATAATTAAAATGGAGAAGATTGATTag
- the LOC131642370 gene encoding uncharacterized protein LOC131642370, whose amino-acid sequence METDVVKNTAPQTSIARKRRKLILKAKRDYRNRVRSSNLTSHLNHNFTSSVTYETTIETAMARKRRKIILDNRKRLRNLFNTEVSRVQNTNNIVSQSQNMDQASTSNYNMSSQSMDHPSTSNHNVSVESHYEDNDDSNSDNNLNSSNSSSSDEDSDPAQLQEAHLQEYYDIGDQSYECAHCQACMWYQEKVNRHKITATPRFYRYCRGGKIVLPFLEQPPQVLQDLLFNNTYSDSKNYQANIRTYNAIFSFTSPGMKFDTTYSKRGGPPTLRLQGQTCHRIGTLLPETGQPPQYAQLYIYDTDNEVEHRIKCFKDNKGIERPVVKKLKMMLDQHNVHAKAFRMARDVLRTNSFTDLKLRLISDRSEDGRVYNKPTVSEVAALIVGDIDYADKRDILIQRRNGGLQRIDEFHPAYLACQYPLIFPYGEDGYRKNIMHRYRHETEVTKRNRQSIKDWFSYRLQQRRKEAKTLLYSRRLFQQFLVDGYAMMESERLNWLRDNQSKLRVGKYNNLAAQTDCDTRNEHQKRGKRVVLPSTFVGSKRYMDQLYFDGMAISSQLGFPDLFVTFTCNPNWPEIKRALSGTGLQPHDRPDIISKVFKIKFDTLMDDITKHHVVGKVIALPKYYIELTFNLIDMYTIEFQKRGLPHAHILIFLHPKSKYPTPSDIDKIISAEIPDPTVHPNLYKLVRAHMMHGPCGLARMTSQCMKNGRCSKYYPKKFIEDTIVDVEGYPLYRRRSKTFTIEKNGYDRITAAVSTNSSQPVDEIQQYLDCRKPVVERMFYHLVGEKPIYYTDYARMENVLETASVTESMFTAWLVANAKYEEAQTLTYGQFVSKFVYHKKKREWKPRKKGFTIGRLIWVPPTTGELFYLRMMLTVAKGPTTYEEIRTVDNI is encoded by the exons ATGGAAACAGATGTTGTTAAAAACACTGCTCCTCAAACATCCATTGCAAGAAAGAGGAGAAAGCTTATTCTTAAAGCAAAGAGGGATTATCGAAACCGTGTCAGATCAAGCAACCTCACTTcccatttaaatcataattttacaTCTTCTGTAACATAtgaaaccactattgaaacggctATGGCTAGAAAGAGAAGGAAAATAATCTTGGATAACAGAAAAAGATTGAGAAATTTGTTCAATACTGAAGTTAGTAGGGTTCAAAATACGAACAACATTGTTAGTCAAAGTCAGAACATGGATCAAGCATCTACTTCAAATTATAATATGTCAAGTCAGTCCATGGATCATCCATCTACCTCAAATCATAATGTGTCTGTTGAATCTCATTATGAAGACAATGATGACTCCAACtctgacaataatttaaattcttcTAATAGTTCCAGCTCTGACGAAGATTCAGACCCGGCACAATTACAGGAGGCCCATCTTCAAG AATATTACGATATTGGCGACCAAAGTTATGAATGCGCACACTGCCAagcatgtatgtggtaccaagaAAAAGTGAATAGACACAAAATTACAGCAACTCCTCGCTTTTATCGTTATTGCCGTGGAGGAAAAATTGTTCTTCCGTTCCTTGAGCAACCTCCACAGGTGTTGCAAGATCTTCTATTTAATAACACATATTCAGATAGTAAAAACTACCAGGCTAACATACGAACATACAACGCAATATTCTCATTCACTTCCCCTGGAATGAAGTTTGACACAACATATTCTAAAAGAGGTGGACCCCCTACTTTGAGACTGCAGGGTCAGACCTGTCATCGAATTGGTACACTGCTGCCAGAAACAGGGCAACCTCCGCAATATGCTCAATTATACATCTATGACACGGACAATGAAGTTGAACACAGAATAAAATGTTTCAA GGACAACAAAGGCATCGAGCGACCGGTTGTCAAAAAGCTCAAGATGATGTTAGATCAGCACAATGTTCATGCCAAAGCTTTTAGAATGGCAAGGGATGTTTTAAGGACAAATTCTTTCACAGATTTAAAACTCAGGCTTATTTCTGATAGATCCGAAGATGGCCGTGTTTACAACAAACCTACTGTCTCAGAAGTGGCTGCACTCATTGTGGGAGACATTGATTATGCTGATAAAAGGGACATCTTAATTCAGCGCCGCAATGGTGGTTTGCAACGAATAGATGAGTTTCACCCAGCATATTTGGCTTGTCAGTATCCTCTTATATTTCCTTATGGGGAAGATGGTTACAGGAAAAATATAATGCACAGATATCGCCATGAAACTGAGGTCACTAAGAGAAACCGTCAAAGCATTAAGGATTGGTTTTCTTACCGGTTACAACAACGTCGCAAAGAGGCAAAAACACTACTTTACTCAAGACGCCTATTTCAACAATTCTTAGTCGACGGCTATGCTATGATGGAATCCGAACGACTGAATTGGTTGAGAGATAATCAGTCGAAATTAAGAGTGGGCAAATATAATAATTTGGCCGCTCAAACTGATTGCGATACAAGAAATGAACACCAAAAGCGAGGAAAACGAGTTGTTCTGCCATCAACATTTGTTGGTAGCAAGAGATATATGGATCAACTATATTTTGACGGTATGGCCATTTCAAGTCAATTGGGATTCCCTGATTTATTTGTTACTTTTACCTGCAACCCAAATTGGCCTGAAATTAAAAGAGCATTGTCAGGCACAGGTCTACAACCCCATGATAGGCCAGATATCATttcaaaagttttcaaaataaagTTTGATACCCTCATGGATGATATTACAAAACACCATGTCGTGGGAAAAGTGATTGCAT TACCAAAATATTACATCGAACTAACTTTCAATTTAATAGATATGTACACCATCGAATTCCAAAAGCGCGGATTGCCACATGCTCACATCTTGATATTCCTACACCCTAAGAGCAAATACCCTACACCATCTGACATAGACAAGATCATTTCTGCTGAAATTCCCGACCCGACTGTTCATCCCAATTTATACAAATTGGTTAGGGCACATATGATGCATGGACCATGTGGGCTTGCTCGCATGACCTCACAATGTATGAAGAATGGACGATGTTCTAAATACTACCCCAAAAAGTTTATTGAAGACACTATTGTTGATGTAGAGGGATATCCGCTTTATAGGAGAAGATCAAAAACCTTCACTATTGAAAAAAATG gctatgacagaataacagcagcagTTTCAACAAATAGCAgtcaacctgttgatgagatccaACAATATCTCGACTGCAG AAAACCAGTTGTGGAACGTATGTTCTATCATTTGGTTGGGGAGAAACCTATATACTATACAGATTATGCACGCATGGAAAATGTGCTGGAAACTGCAAGTGTGACTGAATCAATGTTTACTGCATGGCTGGTAGCAAATGCTAAATATGAAGAGGCACAAACATTAACTTATGGTCAGTTTGTCTCAAAGTTTGTTTACcacaaaaaaaagagagaatggaAACCGCGGAAAAAAGGCTTCACCATTGGACGTCTCATATGGGTTCCGCCAACAACTGGTGAACTGTTTTACCTGCGCATGATGTTGACGGTGGCAAAAGGACCAACAACATATGAGGAAATCAGGACCGTGGATAACATTTAG
- the LOC131642368 gene encoding uncharacterized protein LOC131642368 yields MSRPVERIAEINDGKELWKIVVRIHHRWKVVSNSKEHFEMIFVDKLVITLFMFQEMIFIAVVPAPHVSVFTEKCLLGHTYTVSNFKVVPYVLAFRASGHRYMIKFTAGTSVLDEDKHEIPPKSILFTSFSDIITGRFDKHVLIHVVGMVDSIGYAQTESGAKKQQISMMLRDHSNNMLNCTLWESYADQFIKFNKVRVAASLPTVVLLQYAKVKEEGKYPLSVTNTYNVTLLCVDADFPIMKDFIDRMPEESKVTLSDQLGGNSQYSSQSSENQKLTPVQKLFSKAVVLPIAEIIQLTDVTFCATVATTKLLVASPFGWFYRACHMCQSIARGDSPPFECESGHETMAEVLRYKIEIEVTHGGQSCNFVFWNRECEMLLGLSASQLRNTMIQLFK; encoded by the exons ATGTCAAGGCCTGTTGAGAGAATAGCAGAGATCAATGATGGAAAAGAGCTTTGGAAGATTGTTGTTAGGATTCACCACCGATGGAAAGTTGTCTCCAACAGCAAGGAACATTTTGAAATGATCTTtgttgacaaattggtgattaccCTGTTTATGTTTCA GGAGATGATATTCATTGCTGTTGTTCCAGCACCGCATGTGTCGGTTTTCACCGAAAAATGCTTATTAGGCCATACTTATACTGTATCTAATTTTAAGGTGGTGCCTTATGTTCTGGCCTTCAGGGCATCGGGACACAGATATATGATAAAGTTTACTGCTGGAACGTCTGTTCTTGATGAAGACAAACATGAGATACCCCCGAAATCGATTTTATTTACAAGTTTTTCAGACATCATAACAGGGAGGTTTGACAAACATGTTCTGATTC ATGTCGTTGGAATGGTGGATAGTATTGGTTATGCGCAGACTGAGTCAGGTGCAAAGAAGCAGCAAATTAGCATGATGTTGCGTGATCACAG CAACAACATGTTGAACTGTACTCTGTGGGAATCATACGCGGATCAGTTCATCAAGTTTAACAAAGTTAGGGTTGCTGCATCACTACCTACAGTTGTGTTGCTTCAGTATGCCAAAGTGAAGGAAGAAG GAAAGTATCCTCTGTCTGTGACAAACACCTACAATGTGACCCTTTTATGTGTTGATGCTGATTTTCCGATCATGAAAGACTTTATTGATAG AATGCCTGAGGAGAGCAAGGTAACCCTGTCTGACCAACTTGGAGGGAATTCCCAATATTCCTCCCAAAGTTCTGAAAATCAAAAGCTCACTCCTGTGCAAAAATTGTTCTCAAAGGCTGTTGTTTTGCCTATTGCTGAGATTATTCAACTTACGGAT GTTACATTTTGCGCTACTGTCGCTACAACAAAATTATTAGTAGCATCTCCGTTTGGATGGTTCTATCGTGCCTGCCATATGTGTCAATCTATAGCGCGCGGGGACAGCCCCCCCTTTGAGTGTGAATCTGGTCATGAAACCATGGCTGAAGTCCTTAG GTATAAGATTGAAATTGAGGTTACTCACGGGGGCCAAAGCTGCAATTTTGTCTTCTGGAACAGAGAATGTGAAATGCTGTTGGGTTTATCTGCATCGCAACTTCGTAACACTATGATTCAG TTGTTTAAATAG
- the LOC131642371 gene encoding uncharacterized protein LOC131642371 translates to MGFLEDDKEYIAAIKEASHWGTGHFLRKLFVIMLLSGAVNRPAHVWEQTWLLLSDGVLHTQRALAANPELDLTQEELQNLTLIEIEKLLQANRRTLKDFSPIPYPDAYVLEQLGNRLIYDERNYDTASMNSEFENLFAALSIYEKIIHAVESQKPAVFFLHGYGGTGKTYMWRTLAAALRSKHDICLTVATSGIASLLLPGGRTAHSKFRIPVPTMDNSTCKVEFNDDVADMLRQTKLIIWDEAPMAHKYAIESLDRTLKDVMSADKNSTDVFGGKVVVFGGDFRQILPVVPRGSRSDIVHCAINASYIWHSVEVLTLTRNMRLRTGSTQTDKNEIAQFSDWLLRIGEGRISEPNDGTAEINIPPDILITEFDDPIVAIVNSTYPDFINNFQCVDYLKSRAILASTLQIVDQINDHILSLMPGEIRDYYSANSVDKSEIHDPAVVDILTPEFLSSLRTSGLPNHHLKLKVGTPIMLMRNIDQAEGLCNGTRLCITEMAAHVLEASIMGGKGLGNLVYIPRMDMSPSQSPWPFKLNKRQFPIIVSYSMTINKSQGQSLDNVGLYLPKDVFTHGQIYVALSRVTTKKGIKILIHDEEKKFREKTTNVVYKEVFNNV, encoded by the exons ATGGGATTTCTTGAAGACGACAAAGAATACATAGCTGCTATAAAGGAGGCAAGTCATTGGGGGACTGGTCATTTTCTTCGAAAACTGTTTGTTATCATGCTTTTGTCTGGTGCTGTTAATCGCCCTGCACATGTTTGGGAACAAACTTGGctcctattatctgatggtgtctTACATACACAAAGAGCATTGGCTGCTAATCCAG AATTGGACCTCACACAAGAAGAGTTACAAAATTTGACTTTAATAGAAATTGAGAAACTGCTTCAGGCAAATAGAAGGACACTAAAGGATTTTAGTCCTATTCCATATCCGGATGCTTATGTTCTTGAACAGTTGGGAAACAGGCTCATATATGATGAGCGTAATTATGATACAGCATCAATGAACTCAGAATTTGAAAATCTGTTTGCTGCTCTTAG tatttatgaaaaaatcATCCACGCTGTGGAGTCTCAAAAACCTGCGGTTTTCTTCCTTCATGGTTATGGTGGTACCGGAAAAACATATATGTGGAGAACACTCGCAGCTGCATTAAGATCAAAACACGATATATGTTTAACTGTTGCAACTAGCGGTATAGCATCATTGTTACTTCCAGGAGGTAGAACTGCACATTCAAAGTTCAGGATACCGGTACCAACTATGGACAATTCTACTTGCAAGGTTGAATTCAACGATGATGTCGCAGACATGTTACGACAGACAAAGCTTATAATATGGGATGAGGCACCAATGGCGCATAAGTATGCAATAGAATCGCTTGACAGAACTTTGAAAGATGTTATGAGTGCAGACAAAAATTCAACTGATGTATTCGGTGGAAAGGTTGTTGTTTTCGGGGGCGATTTCAGACAGATTTTACCTGTCGTCCCCAGAGGCAGTCGTTCCGATATTGTACACTGTGCCATAAATGCATCTTACATATGGCATTCAGTTGAGGTATTAACATTGACAAGAAACATGCGGCTACGAACAGGATCAACACAGACTGACAAAAATGAGATAGCACAGTTTTCAGATTGGCTTTTAAGAATAGGAGAGGGCCGAATATCTGAGCCTAATGACGGCACCGCCGAAATCAACATACCACCTGATATTCTGATAACAGAATTTGATGATCCAATCGTGGCCATTGTCAATAGCACATACCctgatttcataaataatttccaATGTGTAGATTACCTTAAAAGTCGAGCGATACTTGCCTCCACACTGCAGATTGTTGATCAGATCAATGACCATATACTTAGCTTGATGCCAG GAGAGATTCGTGACtactacagcgcaaattcagttgACAAGTCTGAGATTCATGACCCAGCAGTAGTTGATATCCTCACACCAGAATTTCTAAGTTCCCTCCGAACATCAGGATTGCCAAACCATCACTTAAAACTAAAGGTTGGGACACCTATAATGCTCATGAGAAATATAGATCAGGCTGAAGGTTTATGTAACGGCACAAGGCTGTGTATAACAGAGATGGCAGCCCATGTACTGGAGGCTTCAATAATGGGTGGTAAAGGTTTGGGAAATTTGGTTTACATACCTCGAATGGACATGTCACCATCCCAATCACCATGGCCATTCAAACTGAATAAGAGACAGTTCCCTATTATAGTTTCCTATTCTATGACAATTAACAAATCACAGGGACAGTCATTGGATAACGTTGGTTTGTACTTACCGAAAGATGTATTCACACATGGCCAGATTTATGTCGCATTGTCAAGAGTAACAACAAAAAAGGGAATCAAAATACTGATacatgatgaagaaaagaaattcaGGGAGAAAACTACAAATGTTGTGTATAAAGAAGTTTTTAACAATGTCTAA